TAGAAATCGGCCCAGCCGTCGCGTTCGCGGACGACCGCCTCGAGATATTCCACCCAGGCAACGCGATCCGAGACCGGGTCGCGTACGACCGCGCCGAGAATGCCGGCCGCGATGTCGGCCGGCCGCAGCACGCCGTCGCCGAAATGCGCGGACAATGCCAATCCGTTGGTGAGCACCGAAATCGCCTCGGCGGTGGACAACGTGCCGGACGGCGACTTGAGTTTCGTACGCCCGTCTTCGGTGCCGCCCGAGCGCAGCTCGCGGAAAACCGTGACCACCCGCCGGATCTCGGCCACCGCGGCCGGGATTTCCGGCAGCTGCAGGGAACGTCCGAGCTGCTCGACCCGCCGTGCGACGATCTCGACCTCTTCCTCGGCGGTCGCCGGCAACGGAAGCACGACCGTGTTGAAGCGCCGGCGCAGAGCGCTGGACAGCTCGTTGATGCCGCGGTCGCGGTCGTTGGCGGTCGCGATCACGTTGAAACCGCGCGCGGCCTGCACCTCGCTGCCGAGCTCCGGCACCGGCAGCGTCTTCTCCGACAGGATCGTGATCAGCGCGTCCTGCACGTCGCTCGGGATGCGGGTCAGCTCCTCCAGCCGGGCCAGCCGGCCTTCGCGCATCGCGGTCATCACCGGGGAGGGCACCATCGCACCCTCGGTCGGTCCTTCGGCGAGCAGCCGCGCGTAGTTCCAGCCATAGCGGATCGACTCCTCGGCCGTGCCGGAGGTGCCCTGCACGAGCAGCGTCGAGTCGCCGGAGACGGCCGCGGCCAGGTGCTCGGAGACCCAGGTCTTGGCCGTGCCAGGCACTCCGAGCAGCAACAACGCGCGGTCGGTGACCAGGGTGGCGACGGCGACCTCGACCAGCCGGCGCGGACCGACGTACTTCGGCGTGATCACCGTGCCGTCGGTGAGCGTGTCGCCGAGCAGATACGTGACGACGGCCCACGGCGACAGCCGCCAGCGCGGCGGCCGGGGACGGTCGTCGGTCTTCTCCAGCGCCGCGAGCTCCGCCGCGTACTCCTGCTCGGCGTGCGGCCGCAGCAACTCGGTCAACGTAAACCCTCCAGCATGTGGCGTCGGATGTCGATCAAGGTCGCGGCGCGGCGCAACGCCGGCTCGGCGCGGCTCTGGCTGAACCGCTCGGCCAGGCCGCGGAGCAGCTCGGCGATCCGTACGCTCGACTCGTCGGCCACCGCGCGATAGCCGATCAGCTCGATCGTCGTGCGCGGCACGTACGACTTCGGATCCTCGGCCAATGCTGCCAGCACCGCGGTCGACAGCTCCGGCGGCCACGGCCGCGCGCAGCTGCTGAGCAACGTCAGCGCACGCTGGCCGTCATGGCTGAGCGCGGTCGCGACGGCGTTTGTGCGTACGTCCGGAGGCAGGAGCGCCAGCAGGGGTTGGCAGCGATACGGTCCGAGCGCCTTGACGAAGGCGGTGGCCCAGGTCAGCTCCTCCTCCAGCTGCGTGGCCTCCATCCAGCCGGTGCGCAGCTCGCCGCCAAAGGGCTGGTTGTCGGTCATCGCCAGCAGCTCGGCCGGCGGCAGCTGCTCCGACCAGGTGCGCAGCGGCGTGGCCGCGATGACCTGCCGCAGCCAGAACGCGGAAAGGCCCTCGCCCTGTCGGCCGGGTTTCTCGGCGATGCCGTCCGCGCGCATGCCGGCGTCATAGCCGGGTGTCGCGATCAGCATCCGGTGCCGCCCGAGCCGCCGCTTCTCGATCGTGACCAGCAGCCGCGCCCGCTCGGCCATCCGCTGGGAGCGGCCGGAGTCGGGCAGCCGGCGCAGCAGGTCCCAGGCGATCTCGCGCACCTCGCGGCGGCGGTCGGCGGCGGCGAGGTTGAGCGCGTCCTCGTCGGCGTCGGACAGGCCCTCGGCGAAGGCGGCCAGCAGGTCGCGGCGCTCCGGCAACGCCTCGGTGTCCCAGCCGGCCATCAGCGCCTCGCGGGCCGCGCCGGGGTCGTGCCGGCGCGCGGCCGCGAAGGCATCGCGCCGGGTCAGCGGGTCGGCGACGCGCCAGTCGTCCGGCAGCGGCGCGGCGATCTCGCCGTACGCGAGCAGCTTGCGCCACTCCGGCCGCTGCGCGGCCAGCCAGCGGCCCCGCTCGCCGACCACCTCCACCAGCGGCTTGGCCAGGTCGCCGTGCATCGCCGCACGGTCGAGCAGAGCCGGGATGCGGGCCTCCGGCGCGCGGAAGCCGGCAGCGGTCATCGCCGTCACCAGCTCGTCCAGCAGGATCGTGTCGCCGCCGGCGAGGATGTCCGTCAACGCGGCGCTGACCAGCGCAGATGCCGTCGGCAGCCGGTCGTCCGGTGCCGGCCGCGGAGTCGCGACCGGCGACTGCAGCGGCTTGCCGGCGCGCCGATAGGCGGTCATGAACGCGGCCGCGTCGAGCAGCGTGCCAGGCGGGTCCGGCGGCTGGTGCAGGTCGGCCACCTCGCGCAGCGACCTGGCGACCGGCGGCGGCAGCTTGGCGATGTCGAGCCGGCGCCGCGCGGTGCCGACGGTGGCAGCGGCGACTACGTCGTCCCAGGTCGTCACAGGGACACCACCGCTGTCGGCGTCAAGGCGGAGACGACGCGTACGCCGGTGGCCGTCCACTCCGCGAGCACGTCCACCGGCCGCCCACCGGAGACCGCCAGCAACGGCCACGGATCGGCGGCGTACAGCGGCACGGTCGCGTCCGCGACCAGCAGCCACTCGTCGTCGTGGTGTACCGGCGTGACCTGGCTGAGCAGCACCGGCCACGACTCCAGCCACGGGTTGGCGGCCAGCGCCTGCGACCAGCGCTTCGCCGCCTCCGCCATGGTCAGCTTGCCGTCGATCGCGGTGATCCGCTGCGGCTCGCCGCGGTTGTTGCCGGCCAGCGCGCGCAGGCCGTCGGAGGCCGGATAGAAGTGCAGGTCGGCGACCACTTCCTCGCCGGGCACGAACGAGTTGTCGAGCAGCTGGCCGTTGGCGGCGAAGGACAGGATGAGCGCCGGCCGTCCGGTCCGCGCGCCGCGCAGCCAGATGCGGCGCGTACGGATCCGGGTGTCCTCGCTGTCTCGCCAGCCGAGCACCTGCCAGGTGTCGGTGACCGGTGGGGTGGCCAGCACGTCCTCCCGGCTGACCGGATAGCCGATCTCGGCGCGTACGGCGGCGGCCAGCGGCGCCGGCAGCTCGCCGAGCCGGCGGTGTGCGCGTACGAGCAGGCGCAGCATGCCGTACTCGGCCAGCACCGCGTCGGTCCAGCCGGGACCGACCGTGCTCAGCCGGCGCAGCTTCGTCGCGATGCTCTGTGCCTGCGCGTCGACCATCCGCGCGGCCATCGCGTCCAACTGCGCGTATCCGCCGCGGGTCAGGCCGGCCAGGCCGGTGCGCACCTGGTCGCTCAGCCACTGGTCGAGCTCGTCCAGGCCGGCGCTGACCCTGGCCTCGCGCTGCTCCGCTCGCCGTGCCTGCGCGACCGGATCCGGCGTCCTCGGCGTCTTTTCCAGCGACTTTGCCGCGCGCTCCTCCAGCCACTCGGCGGCCCACGGCGGCACCGGCTTGTCCGTGACCTTGCCTTCCGACCAGTGCAGCAGCAGTGCGAGCGCGTGCTTGCAGGGAAGCTTGCGGCTCGGACACGTGCACTTGTATGCCGGGCCGGTCAGGTCGGTGACCACGCGGTAGGTCTTCAGGCCGCTGCCTTCGCAGATCCCCCAGACCGCGGTCACCGTCTGTGTGTCGGCGCTGCCGGTCTCCAGCCACGGGTTGCTCCTGGCGACCACGCGCGCCGCCCGCACCGACGCCTCATCCGACGCCAGCGCCAGCACGCGCTCCACCACCCAGGGCCGACCCACACTGGCGAGCGTATCGATGCCGGGTGACATCCCGGCGCCGTACGGACCGACTCGACCGACGACCCGCGCTGCCGCCCGACGTTCGCAGGGGACCCTTACATGCGTCAGGCGTACGTAAGGGTCCCGTGGCGCGCGTACGGGAATAGAAGGCGGGTCACAGGGCATTTGCATTGCTAACGCTCCGGGACGCGCCGTACGGTAGCGGATGACTCCGGCCGCGGCGGCCGGCTGGCCTCGCAGTGCGGCGGGACCGAGATCATGACTCTCGTGGAGGCGACATGCGCTGGAGGTTGGGTCTGACCCAACGCCGCCACGTCGACCTCGGCCGCGTCCACAGCTCCACCTGTCGCTGATTCCCGCCTTTCCGCCACCTGGCCGGCAGTCGGCGCGCGACGCCTGGGTTTCCGGCCGCCACGGCCCGAAACGGAGTCTCATGCCAGCACTTTCCCGACCGATCCTCGGCATCGCCGCCGACGCGGCCGGCCATCACCCGGCCGGCTGGACGCAGTCGTCGGCCGATCCGCGTACGTTGCTCACCGCCGGCTATCACGTCGGCCTCGCTCAGCTGGCCGAACGCGGCCGGTTCGACTTTCTCACCATCGCCGACTCGTTCGCGCCGGGTCCGGAGACCGACGCGACCGCCAGTGGCCGGTTGGACGCGTTGTTGACCGCGGCCAGGGTTGGTCCGGTGACACGGCACATCGGCCTGCTGCCGACCGTCACGACCACCCACACCGAGCCGTTCCACGTGTCGAAATCGTTGGCCACGCTGGATTTCGTCAGCCTCGGCCGGGCCGGCTGGCAGGTCGAGGTGTCGCGTAC
The Fodinicola acaciae DNA segment above includes these coding regions:
- a CDS encoding ATP-binding protein gives rise to the protein MTELLRPHAEQEYAAELAALEKTDDRPRPPRWRLSPWAVVTYLLGDTLTDGTVITPKYVGPRRLVEVAVATLVTDRALLLLGVPGTAKTWVSEHLAAAVSGDSTLLVQGTSGTAEESIRYGWNYARLLAEGPTEGAMVPSPVMTAMREGRLARLEELTRIPSDVQDALITILSEKTLPVPELGSEVQAARGFNVIATANDRDRGINELSSALRRRFNTVVLPLPATAEEEVEIVARRVEQLGRSLQLPEIPAAVAEIRRVVTVFRELRSGGTEDGRTKLKSPSGTLSTAEAISVLTNGLALSAHFGDGVLRPADIAAGILGAVVRDPVSDRVAWVEYLEAVVRERDGWADFYRACREVTG
- a CDS encoding DUF5691 domain-containing protein: MTTWDDVVAAATVGTARRRLDIAKLPPPVARSLREVADLHQPPDPPGTLLDAAAFMTAYRRAGKPLQSPVATPRPAPDDRLPTASALVSAALTDILAGGDTILLDELVTAMTAAGFRAPEARIPALLDRAAMHGDLAKPLVEVVGERGRWLAAQRPEWRKLLAYGEIAAPLPDDWRVADPLTRRDAFAAARRHDPGAAREALMAGWDTEALPERRDLLAAFAEGLSDADEDALNLAAADRRREVREIAWDLLRRLPDSGRSQRMAERARLLVTIEKRRLGRHRMLIATPGYDAGMRADGIAEKPGRQGEGLSAFWLRQVIAATPLRTWSEQLPPAELLAMTDNQPFGGELRTGWMEATQLEEELTWATAFVKALGPYRCQPLLALLPPDVRTNAVATALSHDGQRALTLLSSCARPWPPELSTAVLAALAEDPKSYVPRTTIELIGYRAVADESSVRIAELLRGLAERFSQSRAEPALRRAATLIDIRRHMLEGLR
- a CDS encoding SWIM zinc finger family protein; amino-acid sequence: MGRPWVVERVLALASDEASVRAARVVARSNPWLETGSADTQTVTAVWGICEGSGLKTYRVVTDLTGPAYKCTCPSRKLPCKHALALLLHWSEGKVTDKPVPPWAAEWLEERAAKSLEKTPRTPDPVAQARRAEQREARVSAGLDELDQWLSDQVRTGLAGLTRGGYAQLDAMAARMVDAQAQSIATKLRRLSTVGPGWTDAVLAEYGMLRLLVRAHRRLGELPAPLAAAVRAEIGYPVSREDVLATPPVTDTWQVLGWRDSEDTRIRTRRIWLRGARTGRPALILSFAANGQLLDNSFVPGEEVVADLHFYPASDGLRALAGNNRGEPQRITAIDGKLTMAEAAKRWSQALAANPWLESWPVLLSQVTPVHHDDEWLLVADATVPLYAADPWPLLAVSGGRPVDVLAEWTATGVRVVSALTPTAVVSL